In the Leptospira limi genome, one interval contains:
- a CDS encoding class I SAM-dependent methyltransferase has protein sequence MSEEYIYGKEPNEFLRSRLPNLKKGKILFPCEGEGRNAVFAASLGWDVFAFDQSEAGRQKAIQLAKEKNVTFHYEISDALTYPYAPEQMDMVALIYSHFHKSIRTTVHRNCVRTLKPGGLLLLEGFSPEQLKYTSGGPKDPDMLYQLKDLRMDFSEMNVEYEETLETELNESPFHRGKASIVRLVLRKI, from the coding sequence GTGAGCGAAGAATATATTTATGGAAAAGAACCGAATGAGTTTTTACGTTCTCGACTTCCCAATTTAAAAAAAGGAAAAATCCTTTTTCCTTGTGAAGGTGAAGGAAGGAATGCAGTTTTTGCTGCAAGTCTTGGTTGGGATGTGTTTGCATTTGACCAGTCAGAAGCGGGAAGACAAAAAGCCATCCAATTAGCTAAAGAAAAAAATGTCACTTTCCATTATGAAATTTCTGATGCATTAACGTATCCTTACGCACCCGAACAAATGGATATGGTCGCACTGATTTATAGTCATTTTCATAAATCGATACGAACAACTGTTCATCGAAATTGTGTACGAACTTTAAAACCAGGTGGTCTTTTACTGTTAGAAGGTTTTTCTCCTGAACAATTAAAGTATACTTCAGGTGGACCAAAAGACCCCGATATGTTATACCAACTAAAAGATCTAAGAATGGATTTTTCAGAAATGAATGTTGAGTATGAAGAAACACTTGAAACTGAACTCAATGAAAGTCCTTTCCATAGAGGCAAAGCAAGTATTGTCAGGTTAGTACTTCGAAAGATTTAA
- a CDS encoding nitroreductase, which yields MNQELISIHEVSKTVSEAMNTRHSIREYDPKPIPEEILKRIFETSLRSPSWKNSQPWKVHIVNGAKKELLAEKLTKTAKESAPTPETSWPESYPSDAKKRMFDLGMKIYGVAGIDRKDKEARDQFMLRNFSFFGAPTAVFITSKFDLNFFVGIDLGCFLQSVLLLAREEGLGTCPQAALGAFPEVVRETLDLPKEEKVIMGLSIGYPKADSDLNRYHTPREEASDLIRFY from the coding sequence ATGAACCAAGAATTAATCTCCATTCATGAAGTATCAAAAACTGTTTCCGAAGCAATGAACACTCGTCATAGCATCCGAGAATATGATCCAAAACCAATTCCAGAGGAAATTCTAAAGAGAATTTTTGAAACATCTTTAAGAAGTCCCAGTTGGAAAAACTCCCAACCTTGGAAGGTTCACATTGTCAATGGAGCCAAAAAAGAACTACTCGCAGAAAAACTAACAAAAACTGCAAAGGAATCTGCACCTACTCCCGAGACTTCTTGGCCAGAATCTTATCCTAGTGATGCCAAAAAACGAATGTTTGATTTGGGTATGAAAATATATGGAGTTGCTGGCATCGATCGTAAAGACAAGGAAGCAAGAGACCAATTTATGCTTCGTAACTTTAGTTTTTTTGGAGCACCCACCGCCGTTTTTATCACATCCAAATTTGATCTTAATTTTTTTGTCGGAATTGATCTGGGTTGTTTCCTACAATCTGTTTTGCTTCTTGCGCGAGAAGAAGGACTTGGAACTTGCCCACAAGCTGCATTAGGTGCTTTCCCTGAAGTGGTTCGTGAAACACTGGATCTGCCGAAAGAAGAAAAAGTGATTATGGGTTTAAGCATTGGTTATCCAAAAGCAGATTCGGATTTGAATCGATACCATACACCGAGAGAAGAAGCCTCTGATTTAATTCGATTCTATTAA
- a CDS encoding prohibitin family protein: protein MKRRSIFLLSFQFVPVLLLGMIFISCISIINPGEVGLMWRPYSSGLSQKPLESRVQTYMPWNSVYVYSIQWSSYQEKVEVLTRDDLTITVTANIIIRPIQNEIYELEMEIGRDYYDKVVKPQFRTAIRNILSAYNMVSISKETPNVSAQIKKSLTEKLKFKHVEIDDVIIDDVEYSPSILKAIESKLTKQQEQEQMKFEINIAKRDAEIQQITADGKAKAVLIEAEAQAKAQKMISDSLTPKYIQLKAMENPNNKLIFVPNGKDGLPIIVNTEGK, encoded by the coding sequence ATGAAACGTCGATCCATTTTTCTGCTAAGTTTCCAGTTCGTTCCTGTTTTGTTACTTGGGATGATATTCATCTCTTGTATTTCGATCATCAACCCAGGTGAGGTTGGGCTGATGTGGAGGCCTTATAGCTCCGGTCTCAGTCAAAAACCTTTGGAGTCTCGCGTACAAACATATATGCCTTGGAACAGTGTCTACGTTTACTCAATCCAATGGAGCAGTTACCAAGAAAAGGTTGAGGTATTGACTCGTGACGATTTGACAATCACTGTGACTGCCAATATCATCATACGACCCATTCAAAATGAAATTTACGAATTAGAAATGGAGATAGGTAGGGACTATTACGACAAGGTAGTCAAACCCCAGTTCAGAACAGCAATTCGAAATATACTCTCAGCTTATAATATGGTATCGATATCGAAAGAGACTCCCAATGTTTCCGCGCAGATTAAAAAATCTTTAACTGAAAAATTGAAATTTAAACATGTCGAAATTGATGATGTAATCATTGATGATGTTGAATATAGTCCTTCGATATTAAAAGCGATCGAAAGTAAACTCACAAAACAACAAGAACAAGAGCAGATGAAGTTTGAAATCAACATTGCCAAACGTGATGCTGAAATCCAACAAATCACAGCTGATGGTAAAGCCAAAGCAGTGTTAATTGAAGCAGAAGCTCAGGCCAAAGCCCAAAAGATGATATCTGATTCATTAACTCCAAAATACATCCAGCTCAAAGCAATGGAAAATCCAAATAATAAATTGATATTCGTACCGAACGGGAAAGATGGATTGCCTATTATTGTGAATACAGAGGGAAAATAA
- a CDS encoding GNAT family N-acetyltransferase: MNFKIREANELDIDHIFQFIINKAEFDRNLGDSLGLVTTNKEIIRKTRFNDLYVEQIDRGFGLGKNLMNSLLTIAKEMNASDISWIASDFNEGAKEFYHKIGSKQIQKMVLPLPTNYL; this comes from the coding sequence ATGAATTTTAAAATTAGAGAAGCCAATGAATTGGATATTGATCACATTTTCCAATTCATTATCAATAAAGCAGAATTTGATCGGAACTTAGGAGATTCTTTGGGATTGGTTACAACTAACAAAGAAATCATAAGAAAAACAAGGTTTAATGATCTTTATGTAGAGCAAATTGATAGAGGATTTGGTTTAGGCAAAAACCTAATGAATTCTCTTCTTACCATTGCAAAAGAAATGAACGCATCCGATATAAGCTGGATTGCTAGTGACTTTAATGAAGGTGCAAAGGAGTTTTATCATAAAATCGGAAGTAAACAAATTCAAAAAATGGTCCTACCATTACCTACCAATTACCTTTAA
- a CDS encoding ankyrin repeat domain-containing protein yields the protein MFQILSSRIFKNIFPFLIIFLIAVVGNGCVEDETVVKNPPSLELRLFHAVEKGNLEEVRSLLAQGVSINAKDSLGNSSLIKAVDEEEMELAKFLIQKGANVNLRNTMGETALYRAVFRGNLDLVKLLVKAGAETKAKTVGGVSILELAEERGEEGILKYLESIR from the coding sequence ATGTTCCAAATCTTATCGAGCCGAATTTTCAAAAATATCTTTCCATTTCTCATAATTTTTCTAATCGCTGTGGTTGGGAATGGGTGTGTGGAGGATGAAACTGTCGTTAAAAATCCTCCAAGCCTGGAATTACGTCTCTTCCATGCGGTTGAAAAAGGGAATTTAGAAGAAGTCAGATCTTTATTAGCCCAAGGAGTTTCCATCAATGCAAAAGATTCACTCGGAAATTCCTCGCTCATCAAAGCTGTTGATGAGGAAGAAATGGAGTTGGCAAAGTTTCTGATCCAAAAAGGAGCAAACGTAAACCTTCGCAATACAATGGGTGAAACAGCTCTTTACCGAGCCGTGTTCCGTGGTAACTTGGACCTTGTTAAACTTTTAGTAAAAGCGGGAGCTGAGACAAAGGCAAAAACAGTAGGCGGAGTTAGTATTTTAGAACTAGCAGAAGAACGTGGAGAAGAGGGCATTTTGAAGTATTTGGAAAGTATAAGATAA
- a CDS encoding TetR/AcrR family transcriptional regulator, translating into MKKEPTKLRLLAVSRNLFLKQGYSETGLNQIVDEAKTVKASLYQHFSSKEELGKEVLKIYSDENLNLLKTLMKRNPKPLDFIKAWVRILSREARMSQLFGCGMANFRAQINSEEVHIRSEIERIANQTIECLSEFLQNSIQNGYISKKVDPNSLAKQLFIVYEGVLQSYRLLDDKKSLDELYKIAENLIPISE; encoded by the coding sequence ATGAAGAAGGAACCGACTAAATTACGTCTCTTGGCTGTCAGCCGAAACCTTTTTCTAAAACAAGGGTATTCAGAAACTGGTTTGAACCAAATTGTTGATGAGGCAAAAACGGTGAAGGCAAGTTTGTACCAACATTTTTCGTCAAAGGAAGAGTTGGGAAAAGAAGTCCTCAAAATTTATTCGGACGAAAATCTAAATTTACTCAAAACCTTAATGAAACGAAATCCAAAACCTTTAGACTTCATCAAAGCTTGGGTGCGAATCCTTTCCAGGGAAGCTCGGATGTCACAATTATTTGGTTGTGGAATGGCAAATTTTCGTGCCCAAATCAATTCTGAAGAAGTTCACATTCGCTCTGAAATTGAAAGGATCGCCAACCAAACGATCGAATGTTTATCTGAATTTCTGCAAAATTCAATCCAAAATGGATATATTTCAAAGAAGGTGGACCCAAATTCACTCGCAAAACAGTTGTTTATTGTGTATGAAGGGGTATTGCAGAGTTACAGATTATTAGATGATAAAAAATCATTAGACGAACTATATAAAATCGCTGAAAACTTAATCCCTATCTCAGAATGA